From Syngnathus scovelli strain Florida chromosome 14, RoL_Ssco_1.2, whole genome shotgun sequence, one genomic window encodes:
- the LOC137839541 gene encoding interferon alpha-inducible protein 27-like protein 2A: MGLLTALALGAAGATGSVILAPVALGAIGFTSAGIAAGSYVASMMSAAAIANRGGVAAGSTVASLQAAGMAGIPAAASAAVGAAGGAAGGAAALIAAIV, encoded by the exons ATGGGATTGC tGACGGCTCTTGCTCTGGGTGCTGCGGGCGCAA CCGGTTCAGTGATTCTGGCTCCGGTGGCCCTGGGAGCTATCGGCTTTACTTCAGCTGGGATAGCGGCAGGTTCCTACGTCGCGAGCATGATGTCCGCCGCAGCCATCGCCAACAGAGGAGGGGTGGCGGCAGGGAGCACGGTGGCTAGCTTGCAGGCTGCCG GCATGGCTGGTATACCGGCTGCGGCCTCTGCAGCTGTGGGCGCTGCAGGTGGGGCTGCAGGAGGTGCGGCAGCCCTCATTGCTGCAATCGTCTGA